A genomic region of Fodinisporobacter ferrooxydans contains the following coding sequences:
- the gnd gene encoding phosphogluconate dehydrogenase (NAD(+)-dependent, decarboxylating), with product MKVGLLGLGKMGLQLARNMIDKGHQVEAFDVNEAAVASLQEAGGSGHSTAIAVIEALEKPRIIWLMVPAGTLIDRIVSEIEPYLSEGDIVIDGGNSHYKDSVRRYEHLARKGVHFLDIGTSGGTEGARHGACLMIGGDKQAFTFVEPVIRDIAIADGYMYTGLAGSGHFLKMVHNGIEYGMMQAIAEGFEILEKSQYTYEYEKVAKVWNHGSVIRSWLMELMENAFQEDPKLDSIKGVMHSSGEGKWTIETALDLQVPAPVIAMSLLMRYRSLEEDTFHGKVVAALRNQFGGHAVEKA from the coding sequence ATGAAAGTTGGACTTTTGGGTCTTGGTAAAATGGGATTGCAGCTAGCGCGGAATATGATCGATAAAGGGCATCAAGTGGAAGCTTTCGACGTAAATGAAGCTGCTGTTGCATCGTTGCAGGAAGCAGGCGGAAGCGGACATTCTACAGCGATTGCGGTAATAGAGGCATTGGAAAAGCCGCGCATCATTTGGCTGATGGTGCCGGCGGGAACACTCATTGACCGAATTGTGTCAGAGATTGAGCCTTATTTGTCGGAAGGGGATATCGTTATCGATGGCGGGAATTCCCACTATAAGGATTCGGTTCGCAGATATGAGCACTTGGCTAGGAAAGGCGTTCACTTCCTGGATATTGGTACGAGCGGTGGAACGGAAGGTGCGCGCCATGGCGCCTGTCTCATGATCGGTGGCGACAAACAGGCATTTACGTTTGTGGAGCCGGTAATTCGTGATATTGCGATTGCGGATGGCTATATGTATACAGGCCTGGCCGGATCCGGCCATTTCTTGAAAATGGTGCACAATGGCATTGAGTATGGAATGATGCAGGCCATTGCAGAAGGTTTTGAAATCCTTGAAAAAAGCCAATATACATATGAGTATGAAAAAGTGGCGAAAGTATGGAATCACGGCTCAGTCATTCGTAGTTGGTTGATGGAATTGATGGAAAACGCCTTCCAAGAGGATCCGAAGCTTGACAGCATCAAGGGTGTGATGCATTCATCCGGCGAAGGAAAATGGACGATTGAGACAGCTCTTGATCTGCAAGTGCCCGCGCCAGTCATCGCCATGTCGTTATTGATGCGGTATCGTTCCCTCGAAGAAGACACGTTCCACGGAAAAGTGGTGGCAGCCCTTCGCAATCAGTTTGGCGGACATGCAGTGGAAAAGGCGTAA
- a CDS encoding Druantia anti-phage system protein DruA, whose product MSDHPDWHRTRLSREICSAWNWVNAKGQLKDMACRTMLLKLERLGYFRLPAARTVGVGNSVIDRTPVAHSSTDIVCSLRELTPLQINVVRDAASSKLFKHLLAEYHYLGFNGMVGENMKYMVYDWQKRPLACFLFGSAAWKVASRDEWIGWDPLTRQAGLHLITNNMRFLILPWVKVPHLASHLLGRLARRISDDWMQKYGHPIYLLETFVEQNRFCGTCYLAANWIRVGQTQGRSRNDTDRTLQVPVKDIYLYPLIPDVREVLTHET is encoded by the coding sequence ATGTCGGATCACCCGGACTGGCATCGCACCCGTCTTTCACGGGAAATTTGTAGTGCATGGAATTGGGTTAACGCGAAAGGTCAACTCAAAGACATGGCTTGTCGCACGATGCTTCTCAAATTAGAACGACTCGGATACTTTCGTTTACCCGCTGCACGCACCGTTGGCGTTGGAAATTCGGTGATAGATCGCACACCCGTTGCCCATTCTTCAACCGACATCGTCTGCTCTCTTCGTGAACTTACGCCTCTTCAAATCAACGTGGTTCGGGATGCCGCATCATCAAAATTATTCAAACATCTGCTGGCGGAGTATCATTACCTCGGTTTTAACGGTATGGTAGGCGAGAATATGAAATATATGGTATACGACTGGCAGAAGCGTCCACTGGCCTGTTTCCTTTTTGGCTCTGCTGCTTGGAAAGTCGCTTCTCGCGATGAATGGATCGGTTGGGATCCTTTAACCCGGCAAGCGGGCCTGCACCTCATTACCAATAATATGAGATTTCTGATCTTACCTTGGGTCAAGGTTCCTCATTTGGCCAGCCACTTGCTCGGAAGATTAGCCAGACGTATAAGCGACGACTGGATGCAAAAATACGGACATCCCATCTATTTACTCGAAACGTTCGTCGAACAGAACCGTTTCTGCGGCACTTGTTACCTAGCCGCTAACTGGATACGTGTCGGTCAGACCCAAGGCCGAAGCCGCAACGATACCGACCGTACATTGCAAGTCCCTGTCAAAGACATCTATCTTTATCCGCTTATTCCTGACGTGCGTGAGGTGCTGACTCATGAAACGTGA
- the tnpA gene encoding IS200/IS605 family transposase — MGGSSLAHTRWDCSYHIIFIPKFRRKVFFKEIRKEVGEILRTLCEYKNVELVKGSISVDHVHMYVKIPPKLSVSEFMGYLKGKSALMVFDCFPQMKQGGGRHLWARGYYVSTVGIHKDVIREYIQKQEEADIIEDKASK, encoded by the coding sequence ATGGGTGGTAGTAGTCTAGCCCACACCCGGTGGGATTGTAGTTATCATATCATATTCATCCCGAAATTTCGCCGAAAAGTCTTCTTCAAAGAGATTCGAAAGGAAGTCGGAGAAATTCTGCGGACACTCTGCGAATATAAGAATGTTGAGTTGGTTAAGGGCAGCATCAGTGTGGATCATGTACACATGTATGTGAAGATTCCGCCAAAACTGAGTGTATCGGAATTCATGGGATATTTGAAAGGGAAAAGTGCCCTCATGGTATTTGATTGCTTCCCGCAAATGAAACAAGGGGGCGGCAGACATTTGTGGGCACGAGGATATTATGTAAGTACGGTCGGAATCCATAAAGATGTGATTCGAGAGTACATTCAGAAGCAAGAAGAAGCGGATATCATCGAAGACAAGGCATCTAAATAA
- a CDS encoding aminotransferase class I/II-fold pyridoxal phosphate-dependent enzyme: MNGRSNLYDRLSPVVRSLPPSGIRKFFDLANQMEDVISLGVGEPDFVTPWHVREACFYSLEKGFTTYTSNYGLPQLREEIANYLAETCQITYDPKDEILVTVGASEAIDLALRTILCPGDEVLFPEPAYVSYQPCATLAGGISVGIQTYAEDDFKLTPAALERAITPRSKVLLLCFPNNPTGATMSREDLQGIADVAIRHDLFVISDEIYSELTYDGSHVSIASLPGMLERTVVVNGMSKAFAMTGWRIGYAAAPREILSMMVKIHQYTILCAPIMGQMAALEALRNGKQHKDEMVKRYDQRRRLIVNGFREIGLSCHEPKGAFYAFPSIQNTGLSSEQFAELLLMEAKVAVVPGNVFGKGGDGFVRCSYATSLDQITQALERMQRFLEKVKQGDFVEQLASV; encoded by the coding sequence ATGAATGGACGTTCCAACCTTTATGACCGCTTGTCGCCCGTCGTCCGCTCTTTGCCTCCTTCAGGCATTCGCAAGTTTTTTGATCTTGCCAATCAGATGGAAGACGTGATTTCTCTGGGTGTTGGAGAACCGGACTTTGTCACGCCCTGGCATGTGCGGGAAGCTTGCTTTTACTCACTGGAGAAGGGGTTTACCACATATACATCCAATTATGGATTGCCGCAATTGCGGGAAGAAATCGCAAATTATCTGGCAGAAACCTGTCAAATCACATATGATCCCAAAGATGAGATCTTGGTCACGGTCGGTGCCAGCGAAGCGATTGATTTGGCGCTGCGAACCATTCTTTGCCCGGGAGACGAAGTATTGTTTCCGGAGCCGGCGTATGTGTCGTATCAACCTTGTGCCACTTTGGCTGGCGGCATATCTGTCGGAATTCAAACATATGCGGAAGATGATTTTAAATTGACGCCGGCTGCATTGGAACGAGCGATCACCCCCCGTTCCAAAGTCTTGTTGCTCTGCTTCCCGAATAACCCCACGGGAGCCACGATGAGCCGGGAAGACCTGCAAGGGATTGCCGATGTGGCAATCAGGCATGATTTATTTGTTATTAGCGATGAAATCTACTCGGAATTGACATATGACGGCTCCCATGTCAGCATCGCTTCCTTGCCGGGCATGCTGGAGAGAACTGTCGTTGTCAACGGCATGTCCAAAGCATTCGCCATGACCGGTTGGCGCATCGGCTATGCAGCGGCGCCCAGAGAAATTTTATCGATGATGGTAAAAATCCATCAATATACGATTCTTTGCGCGCCCATTATGGGACAGATGGCTGCACTCGAAGCGTTGCGCAACGGGAAGCAGCACAAAGATGAGATGGTCAAACGATACGATCAGCGTCGGCGCTTGATCGTCAACGGATTCCGGGAGATCGGCCTCTCCTGCCATGAGCCAAAAGGCGCATTTTATGCGTTCCCGAGCATTCAGAACACCGGATTGTCTTCCGAACAATTCGCTGAGCTGCTTTTAATGGAAGCAAAAGTCGCGGTCGTGCCTGGCAACGTGTTTGGCAAAGGCGGCGATGGATTTGTACGCTGCTCCTATGCCACATCCCTCGACCAGATTACACAAGCATTGGAGCGCATGCAGAGATTTTTGGAAAAAGTGAAGCAAGGGGATTTTGTGGAACAGTTGGCAAGCGTATAG
- a CDS encoding alpha/beta hydrolase family protein — protein MQKAIELLHNGMTLRGMEHIPKLRDEEKLPAVILFHGFTANKLQEHRMFLKLSRSLENLRIACFRFDFLGSGESDGDFEDMTVSKELEEAKAILQFVRQDPRIDPHRISLLGLSLGGLVASVLAGDHPAEIDKLVLLAPAGNMYEIIQDMAHAYLANPDLKVIDIGGNLVGRAFPEDLKTIAVFERAAHFQGQVLLIHGMKDASVPYQIADIYRERSYGSRLTVKWIEDADHTFNKYEWEKELLETVCVFLK, from the coding sequence GTGCAAAAAGCCATCGAGTTGTTACATAACGGAATGACATTGCGGGGAATGGAGCACATTCCAAAACTCCGGGACGAGGAAAAACTGCCTGCAGTCATCTTGTTTCATGGATTCACAGCAAACAAATTGCAGGAACACCGGATGTTCCTGAAGCTTTCCCGCTCACTGGAGAACTTGAGGATCGCCTGCTTCCGCTTTGACTTTCTCGGCAGCGGCGAAAGTGACGGAGATTTTGAAGACATGACCGTCAGCAAAGAGCTTGAGGAAGCAAAGGCCATTTTGCAGTTTGTGCGGCAAGATCCCCGCATTGACCCGCATCGGATCAGTCTCCTTGGATTAAGCCTTGGCGGTCTTGTCGCAAGTGTTCTGGCAGGAGATCATCCTGCGGAAATCGACAAGCTTGTTTTGTTGGCGCCCGCCGGAAACATGTATGAGATCATTCAGGACATGGCGCATGCGTATCTGGCTAATCCGGATTTGAAAGTCATCGACATTGGCGGCAATCTCGTCGGCCGCGCGTTTCCCGAAGACTTAAAGACGATTGCGGTATTTGAGCGGGCGGCGCATTTTCAAGGACAGGTATTGCTGATTCACGGCATGAAAGATGCCTCTGTTCCTTATCAAATTGCCGACATCTACCGGGAACGTTCCTATGGATCCCGATTGACGGTAAAATGGATCGAAGATGCGGATCATACATTCAACAAGTATGAATGGGAAAAAGAGCTGCTGGAAACGGTGTGTGTGTTTCTGAAGTGA
- a CDS encoding SDR family oxidoreductase — protein MTISDFSMDFFSLKGKNAIVTGGNTGLGQAFASALAKAGANLFIPSVMDDGGETRALIEAEGVKMEFLKIDITADGAAKTIIDGCVNAYGSVDILVNSAGICKLASVLEFERHHWDPMIDVNLTAAFDLSREAAKRMVPQRSGKIINVCSLFSFLGGQMSPAYAATKHALAGFTKAYADELGQYNIQVNGIAPGYYATEITKVTRSNPETNQRILDHIPANRWGDTLDLMGATVFLASKASDYVNGHLLVVDGGYLVR, from the coding sequence ATGACTATCTCAGATTTTTCAATGGACTTCTTTTCACTGAAAGGCAAGAACGCAATTGTCACCGGCGGCAACACAGGACTCGGTCAGGCATTCGCTTCAGCCTTGGCGAAAGCCGGAGCGAACCTCTTTATTCCGAGTGTGATGGATGATGGCGGCGAAACCCGGGCGCTTATTGAAGCTGAAGGTGTCAAGATGGAGTTTTTGAAGATTGACATCACGGCTGATGGAGCTGCCAAGACGATTATCGATGGTTGTGTAAACGCATACGGGAGTGTCGACATCTTAGTTAACAGCGCAGGCATCTGCAAGTTGGCATCGGTTCTCGAGTTTGAAAGACACCATTGGGACCCGATGATAGATGTAAACTTGACTGCTGCTTTTGACTTGTCCCGCGAAGCTGCAAAGCGCATGGTGCCGCAACGCAGCGGGAAAATCATCAATGTCTGTTCGCTCTTTTCGTTCCTTGGCGGCCAAATGTCGCCCGCTTACGCAGCTACAAAGCATGCGTTAGCAGGGTTTACGAAGGCGTACGCGGATGAACTAGGGCAATACAACATTCAAGTCAATGGCATTGCACCTGGCTACTATGCAACCGAAATCACGAAAGTAACGAGAAGCAACCCGGAAACGAATCAACGTATTCTCGATCACATCCCGGCCAATCGTTGGGGCGATACGTTAGACTTAATGGGAGCTACGGTGTTTTTGGCGAGCAAGGCATCCGACTATGTGAACGGGCATCTCCTTGTTGTTGACGGCGGGTACCTGGTTCGTTAA
- a CDS encoding FGGY-family carbohydrate kinase, whose amino-acid sequence MGTKYIIGVDNGSQSSKVTIFDTEGRVVSEGKQALRPMNLPKPGHVEHPDDDLWESIVIACRKAMENFTGNPNDIIGVGLCTIRFCRALLREDGRLAYPVLSWMDVRVSSPYEHEDDSVRYVTTSSGYITHRFTDRFVDTAANYQGQWPIDTDTWDWSDDPEVIKHFQIPKEMLFQLQMPGTVLGKVTAEASWETGIPTGLPVIATANDKAVEALGSGSLEGHTALVSLGTYIAAMIHGPKNLKETSHLWTNFSSVPNRYLYESFGIRRGMWTVSWLTKLLGGGVASEARELGISAEELLNREASQVPPGCNGLMTVLDWLAPSDAPYKRGSILGFNASHTRAHMYRSILEAIALTMKNRTDEMCQELGIELESLVLSGGGSKSDLMVQIFADVFGKPVSRNVFSDAAGLGSAILVATALGIYDSVDEAVQYMVKRQDTVQPIAENYAFYQKFNEEVYRTIPHYSSDEIYKRAYSIFGD is encoded by the coding sequence ATGGGTACGAAATACATTATCGGTGTAGATAATGGGTCACAAAGCTCGAAGGTTACCATTTTTGACACAGAAGGTCGAGTCGTTTCAGAAGGCAAACAGGCTTTGCGTCCGATGAACCTGCCGAAACCAGGGCACGTTGAACATCCGGATGACGACCTGTGGGAGTCAATCGTCATCGCGTGTCGCAAAGCCATGGAGAATTTCACGGGAAATCCTAATGACATCATTGGCGTTGGCTTATGCACCATTCGCTTTTGCCGGGCGCTTCTTCGAGAAGACGGCAGGCTTGCATATCCGGTATTGAGTTGGATGGATGTGCGTGTATCAAGTCCATATGAACATGAGGACGATTCCGTTCGCTATGTGACGACTTCTTCGGGATACATTACACACCGTTTCACTGATCGGTTTGTTGACACGGCTGCCAATTACCAAGGTCAGTGGCCGATTGACACGGATACGTGGGACTGGAGTGACGACCCGGAGGTCATCAAGCACTTCCAAATCCCGAAAGAAATGCTGTTCCAACTGCAAATGCCTGGCACAGTTCTGGGCAAGGTGACCGCTGAGGCGTCATGGGAGACGGGCATACCGACAGGGCTTCCGGTCATCGCGACCGCCAACGATAAAGCGGTAGAAGCGTTGGGATCGGGCTCCTTGGAAGGTCATACTGCGCTTGTTTCACTGGGGACGTACATCGCAGCGATGATTCACGGCCCGAAGAACTTGAAAGAGACGAGTCACCTGTGGACGAATTTCTCCTCCGTTCCGAACCGCTATTTGTACGAAAGCTTTGGCATTCGCCGCGGGATGTGGACAGTCAGTTGGCTGACCAAATTGCTAGGCGGCGGTGTTGCCAGTGAAGCTCGGGAGTTGGGCATTTCTGCGGAGGAATTGCTAAACCGCGAAGCGAGCCAAGTGCCGCCTGGATGCAACGGCTTGATGACTGTTCTCGATTGGCTAGCGCCGTCCGATGCACCATACAAACGCGGTTCTATACTCGGGTTCAATGCCTCACACACTCGAGCGCACATGTACCGCTCAATATTGGAGGCGATTGCACTGACCATGAAGAACCGAACCGACGAAATGTGCCAGGAACTCGGCATTGAGCTGGAGAGTCTGGTGTTGTCTGGCGGCGGATCAAAAAGTGACTTGATGGTCCAAATCTTCGCGGACGTGTTTGGAAAGCCTGTGTCGAGAAACGTCTTCAGCGACGCTGCTGGATTAGGCTCTGCAATTCTAGTTGCGACCGCACTTGGCATCTACGACAGCGTAGATGAAGCTGTTCAATACATGGTCAAGCGCCAAGACACCGTTCAGCCGATTGCTGAGAACTACGCTTTTTATCAAAAGTTTAATGAAGAAGTCTATCGAACCATTCCTCACTACAGCAGCGATGAAATCTATAAAAGAGCGTACTCCATCTTTGGCGATTGA
- a CDS encoding FAD-binding oxidoreductase, with protein sequence MSLTREQVVQGVKGIVSEERVITDKHILKESSVDRFRKYEFISGVYTQHIPAAIVKPENTEQVAEVLKYCNENGINVIPRTGFSALEQMLESVKENHIVLDGSGMNKIIKIDECNMQVTCQCGVNLQELDEILQAKGYTTAHSPQSKPLAQMGGLVATRSIGQFSTLYGGIEDMVVGLEAVFPNGEITRIKNVPRRAAGPDIRHVIIGNEGALCYITEVTVKIFKYMPENNLFYGYTLDSMKTGFEILRQVMVEGYKPSVARLYDAADAQGHFSHFANDECVLVFMAEGPKGIAEATGAGIEAVVKQYPECQKVDSQLIEDWFARLNWGLEQVEQERIEISETKNMGFTTEVAGCWDCIHEIYTRSIERVKNEIPDITWMGGHSSHSYLNGTNMYFVYYYDVNCAPEEEIHKYHNPINKIIVEEALKAGGTMVHHHGVGKARAPWIKEEYGSSFYILKTLKNAFDPNNIMNAGNIIPVDFLK encoded by the coding sequence ATGTCATTGACCCGAGAGCAGGTTGTTCAAGGCGTAAAAGGAATCGTTAGCGAGGAACGTGTCATCACTGACAAACATATATTGAAAGAAAGTAGTGTCGACCGCTTCCGAAAGTACGAATTCATCTCCGGTGTGTATACGCAGCACATTCCGGCAGCGATTGTCAAACCAGAAAACACCGAACAAGTCGCTGAAGTTCTTAAGTATTGCAACGAAAACGGCATCAACGTCATTCCGCGTACCGGTTTCTCTGCACTGGAGCAAATGTTGGAATCCGTCAAAGAAAACCACATCGTGCTCGATGGTTCAGGCATGAATAAAATCATTAAGATTGACGAATGCAACATGCAAGTGACTTGCCAATGCGGCGTGAACCTGCAAGAGCTCGATGAAATTCTGCAGGCCAAAGGATATACGACGGCTCACTCACCTCAATCAAAACCGCTTGCACAAATGGGCGGATTGGTCGCAACCCGAAGCATTGGTCAATTCTCCACCCTGTACGGCGGCATTGAAGACATGGTAGTTGGACTCGAAGCCGTGTTCCCGAACGGCGAGATCACCCGAATCAAAAACGTGCCACGGCGCGCAGCAGGCCCAGACATTCGCCACGTCATCATTGGCAACGAGGGCGCGCTATGTTACATCACCGAAGTAACTGTGAAAATCTTCAAATACATGCCGGAAAACAACTTGTTCTACGGCTACACGCTAGACAGCATGAAAACTGGTTTCGAGATTCTGCGCCAAGTGATGGTAGAGGGTTACAAGCCGTCCGTCGCCCGTCTCTACGATGCGGCCGATGCTCAAGGCCACTTCTCGCATTTTGCAAACGATGAATGCGTGCTCGTGTTTATGGCAGAAGGACCGAAAGGCATTGCAGAGGCTACCGGTGCAGGCATCGAAGCCGTCGTCAAACAGTACCCAGAGTGTCAAAAAGTCGACAGCCAATTGATTGAAGATTGGTTCGCTCGCTTGAACTGGGGTCTAGAGCAAGTGGAACAAGAACGCATTGAAATTAGTGAAACGAAGAACATGGGCTTTACCACCGAAGTAGCTGGATGTTGGGATTGCATTCACGAAATCTACACTCGCTCGATTGAACGGGTAAAGAACGAGATTCCAGACATCACCTGGATGGGTGGCCACTCGTCTCACAGCTATCTAAACGGCACCAACATGTACTTTGTCTACTACTACGATGTCAACTGTGCACCGGAAGAAGAGATTCACAAGTATCACAATCCAATTAACAAAATCATCGTCGAAGAAGCCCTCAAGGCTGGTGGTACCATGGTTCATCACCACGGTGTCGGGAAAGCGAGAGCACCTTGGATTAAAGAAGAATACGGTTCTTCGTTCTATATCTTAAAGACGTTGAAAAACGCGTTCGATCCGAACAACATCATGAACGCTGGCAACATCATCCCGGTTGACTTTTTGAAATAA
- a CDS encoding RluA family pseudouridine synthase, with translation MKIHRDGDWLHSRIDKRWQGKPLASCLAEGFRLQESRFRQLFQEQKVWIGDSAIAWQDRDMVLQPGMRIRLPIVPENGYGIEPDYHPDVELVFEDEHCLVVNKPADMLVHPDRPGRRGTLDAVVAFHYLQQGVMIKPRHVHRLDKDTSGLVLYAKHAESHRLLDQQLANKHILRRYWAIIQGRLPKTKGTISLPIGRDRYYRQKRVISKSGLPAITRYQVIKTQDAPGIGSCKIIELQLETGRTHQIRVHLSHLGAPIAGDSLYGGAAVPLLPAGRQALHAYALQFDHPYTREPIFCEIEWPEDIKQAFQL, from the coding sequence ATGAAAATACATCGGGATGGGGATTGGCTGCATTCGAGAATTGATAAAAGATGGCAGGGGAAGCCGCTTGCTTCCTGTCTGGCAGAGGGATTTCGCCTGCAGGAAAGTCGCTTCCGGCAATTGTTTCAGGAGCAAAAGGTATGGATTGGCGATTCTGCGATTGCCTGGCAAGACCGGGATATGGTTTTGCAGCCGGGCATGCGTATACGATTGCCAATCGTGCCGGAGAATGGATATGGCATCGAACCGGACTACCATCCGGATGTGGAATTGGTCTTTGAAGATGAGCATTGTCTGGTTGTAAATAAGCCGGCAGACATGTTGGTGCATCCGGATCGACCGGGCCGGCGGGGAACTTTGGATGCAGTGGTGGCGTTTCATTACTTGCAGCAAGGGGTCATGATCAAACCTCGCCATGTGCACCGTCTCGATAAAGATACATCAGGACTTGTATTGTATGCAAAACATGCGGAATCCCATCGCTTGCTTGATCAACAACTGGCAAACAAACATATATTGCGTCGTTATTGGGCCATTATACAAGGTCGATTGCCGAAAACCAAAGGAACGATTTCTCTACCCATTGGCCGTGATCGCTACTATCGACAAAAGCGTGTGATCAGCAAGTCAGGGCTTCCTGCAATCACGCGCTACCAGGTCATCAAAACGCAAGATGCGCCTGGGATCGGTTCATGTAAAATCATCGAATTGCAGCTGGAGACTGGACGGACCCATCAAATTCGCGTGCATCTGAGCCATCTGGGCGCTCCGATTGCGGGGGATTCCTTGTATGGTGGAGCAGCGGTGCCGCTGCTCCCGGCTGGAAGGCAAGCGTTGCATGCATATGCGCTGCAATTCGATCATCCCTATACGAGAGAACCCATTTTCTGTGAAATCGAATGGCCGGAAGACATCAAGCAAGCGTTTCAATTGTAA
- a CDS encoding OsmC family protein has product MKQHQFTLTGKWQGGRNGQGTIVTNGLETTVSAPLNMNGLGIGTSSEEMLLGASATCYLITLGLMLQKRNIDVEELTIQSQGILVEDPVLRYDRIIHRPIIIIKENDPEMIQQAQTIAILAERNCMISAAIRGNVDVQVEPTVTSS; this is encoded by the coding sequence ATGAAACAACATCAATTTACGCTTACAGGCAAATGGCAAGGTGGTCGGAACGGTCAAGGAACCATTGTTACAAACGGCCTCGAAACAACTGTGTCAGCCCCTCTCAATATGAACGGATTGGGAATCGGAACCAGTTCCGAAGAAATGCTTTTAGGCGCTTCTGCTACTTGTTACCTGATTACACTTGGACTTATGTTACAGAAGCGAAACATCGACGTAGAGGAATTAACCATTCAATCCCAAGGCATTTTGGTAGAAGATCCCGTATTGCGTTATGACCGCATCATTCATCGCCCCATAATCATAATCAAAGAAAACGATCCGGAAATGATCCAACAGGCGCAAACAATCGCAATACTTGCAGAACGAAATTGCATGATATCTGCCGCGATCCGCGGCAATGTGGATGTACAAGTAGAGCCAACCGTAACGTCTTCATGA
- a CDS encoding Lrp/AsnC family transcriptional regulator translates to MSTQLRHDILQLLHENSKLQPDTIADMLNVSKETVEKAIAQLEREHVILRYSTIINWDKVDHQRVTAMIDVKVTPQREVGYDALAERIYRFPEVKSLTLMSGAYDFSLVVEGYSVKDIGLFVSEKLSTIEHVQSTTTHFILKQYKEDGVIFEDREEDQRLVITP, encoded by the coding sequence ATGTCAACACAATTAAGGCATGACATTTTGCAATTGCTGCACGAAAACAGCAAACTGCAGCCAGATACGATTGCAGATATGTTAAACGTTTCCAAGGAAACGGTGGAAAAAGCGATTGCGCAACTGGAACGGGAACACGTGATTTTGCGCTACTCCACGATTATCAACTGGGATAAGGTGGATCATCAGCGTGTAACAGCCATGATCGATGTCAAAGTGACACCCCAGCGGGAAGTGGGATATGATGCACTGGCTGAGCGCATCTATCGTTTTCCCGAAGTGAAATCCTTGACACTGATGTCAGGAGCGTATGATTTTAGTCTTGTCGTCGAAGGATACAGCGTCAAAGATATCGGACTTTTCGTATCCGAAAAATTATCGACGATTGAACATGTGCAATCCACGACCACTCACTTTATTTTGAAACAATACAAAGAAGATGGCGTGATATTCGAGGACCGGGAAGAAGACCAACGGCTGGTGATCACACCATGA
- a CDS encoding glycerol-3-phosphate responsive antiterminator, translated as MKEDFRSLFKDNPIVAGIKDDTGLENVLQSSCDIVFVLYGDICNIGTIVDRVKSAGKYAFVDVDLVKGTSSKEIVVDFIKQVTKADGIISTKGPIIKAAKAQGFFTIHRFFLVDSFSFHSLPKQIETSIPDCIEILPGCMPKVISWVRDIVNVPIIAGGLVCEKDDVVAALKAGAVSICSTSTDIWDNV; from the coding sequence ATGAAAGAAGACTTCCGTAGTTTGTTTAAAGACAATCCCATTGTTGCAGGAATCAAAGATGATACGGGACTTGAAAATGTGCTTCAATCCAGTTGTGATATTGTCTTTGTCCTATACGGGGACATTTGCAACATTGGGACGATAGTTGACAGAGTCAAAAGTGCAGGAAAGTACGCTTTTGTAGATGTAGATTTAGTGAAGGGCACAAGCAGCAAGGAAATCGTCGTGGATTTCATTAAACAAGTGACCAAGGCGGACGGTATCATAAGTACCAAAGGGCCGATTATCAAAGCAGCGAAAGCACAAGGATTCTTTACGATTCACCGGTTCTTTCTGGTGGACTCATTCTCGTTCCATAGCCTTCCGAAGCAAATTGAGACGTCCATTCCAGACTGCATTGAAATTCTGCCGGGTTGTATGCCCAAGGTGATTAGCTGGGTACGAGATATCGTCAATGTTCCTATCATTGCCGGTGGGTTAGTGTGTGAAAAGGACGACGTAGTCGCTGCGCTGAAAGCAGGAGCTGTATCGATTTGCTCTACTTCCACAGACATTTGGGACAACGTTTAA